In the Streptomyces formicae genome, one interval contains:
- the efeB gene encoding iron uptake transporter deferrochelatase/peroxidase subunit encodes MAEITTNEPGTAPEAATAEGNSPAPSRRALLAFGGAGLALGAAAAGGAVAMVRTGDEVAPAAESGAAVAFHGAHQAGIATAVQDRLHFAAFDVKTDDREEFVQLLKDWTKAAARMTEGHAIGEGAYGGLAEAPPDDTGEALGLKPSRLTLTIGFGPSLFEKFGLGDKRPDALVDLPKFPGDNLDKARSGGDLCVQACADDPQVAVHAIRNLARIGFGKVAVRWSQLGFGKTSSTTPGAQTPRNLFGFKDGTRNVSGDDSARLDEHVWVGEKDGPGWMTGGSYLVARRIRMNIETWDRTPLGEQEDIFGRDKGEGAPVGKAKEHDEPFLKAMKPTAHVRVAHPDANHGATILRRGYSFTDGTDGLGRLDAGLFFLAYQRDVRKGFIPVQRNLARSDALNEYIQHVGSAVFAVPPGVRGKDDWWGRGLFTREA; translated from the coding sequence ATGGCTGAGATCACCACAAACGAGCCGGGGACCGCGCCCGAAGCGGCCACCGCCGAGGGCAACTCCCCCGCGCCGTCCAGACGTGCACTGCTCGCCTTCGGCGGCGCCGGGCTCGCGCTCGGCGCGGCCGCGGCGGGCGGCGCGGTGGCGATGGTCCGCACCGGCGACGAGGTGGCGCCCGCCGCCGAATCGGGGGCGGCCGTCGCCTTCCACGGCGCGCACCAGGCAGGCATCGCGACCGCGGTCCAGGACCGGCTCCACTTCGCGGCGTTCGACGTGAAGACGGACGACCGCGAGGAGTTCGTCCAGCTCCTCAAGGACTGGACGAAGGCCGCGGCGCGGATGACCGAGGGGCACGCGATCGGCGAGGGCGCGTACGGCGGGCTCGCCGAGGCGCCGCCGGACGACACCGGCGAGGCGCTCGGCCTCAAGCCGTCCCGGCTCACCCTGACGATCGGCTTCGGGCCCTCCCTGTTCGAGAAGTTCGGGCTCGGCGACAAGCGGCCCGACGCCCTGGTGGACCTCCCCAAGTTCCCCGGCGACAACCTCGACAAGGCGCGCAGCGGCGGCGACCTGTGCGTGCAGGCGTGCGCGGACGACCCGCAGGTCGCGGTGCACGCCATCCGCAACCTCGCGCGCATCGGCTTCGGCAAGGTCGCCGTGCGCTGGTCCCAGCTGGGCTTCGGCAAGACCTCGTCGACGACGCCGGGCGCGCAGACCCCTCGTAACCTCTTCGGTTTCAAGGACGGCACGCGCAACGTCTCCGGCGACGACTCGGCGCGCCTCGACGAGCACGTGTGGGTCGGTGAGAAGGACGGTCCCGGCTGGATGACGGGCGGCTCCTACCTGGTGGCGCGCCGCATCCGGATGAACATCGAGACCTGGGACCGCACGCCGCTCGGCGAGCAGGAGGACATCTTCGGCCGCGACAAGGGCGAGGGCGCCCCGGTCGGCAAGGCCAAGGAGCACGACGAGCCGTTCCTGAAGGCGATGAAGCCCACCGCGCACGTCCGCGTCGCGCACCCCGACGCCAACCACGGGGCGACGATCCTGCGCCGGGGCTACTCCTTCACGGACGGCACCGACGGCCTGGGCCGCCTGGACGCGGGCCTGTTCTTCCTCGCGTACCAGCGGGACGTCCGCAAGGGCTTCATCCCGGTGCAGCGCAACCTGGCGCGTTCCGACGCGCTCAACGAGTACATCCAGCACGTGGGTTCCGCGGTCTTCGCGGTCCCGCCGGGCGTCCGCGGCAAGGACGACTGGTGGGGCAGGGGCCTGTTCACCCGGGAGGCGTGA
- the efeU gene encoding iron uptake transporter permease EfeU, whose protein sequence is MFGNYLIGLREGLEASLVVCILIAYLVKTGRRDALVPIWVGIGVAVALALGFGCALTFGSQELTFEAQEALGGSLSIVAVGLVTWMVFWMRRTARHLKAELGAKLDAALQMGTAALVATAFLAVGREGLETALFVWASVRASSDGSHAPLIGVILGLLTAVALGWLFYKGTVRINLAKFFTWTGAMLVVVAAGVLAYGVHDLQEAEFIGGLRDKAFDISATIPPDSWYGTLLKGVFNFQPDPTVLQVVVWLLYLVPTLAFFFAPTRRAARDKAPAPEKATVPEQG, encoded by the coding sequence ATGTTCGGCAACTATCTGATCGGCCTGCGCGAGGGCCTGGAGGCCAGCCTGGTCGTCTGCATCCTCATCGCGTACCTGGTGAAGACCGGGCGGCGGGACGCGCTCGTGCCCATCTGGGTCGGCATCGGCGTCGCGGTGGCGCTGGCGCTCGGCTTCGGCTGCGCGCTGACCTTCGGCTCGCAGGAGCTGACGTTCGAGGCGCAGGAGGCGCTCGGCGGCTCCCTGTCGATCGTCGCGGTGGGCCTGGTGACGTGGATGGTCTTCTGGATGCGGCGCACGGCGCGGCACTTGAAGGCCGAGCTGGGCGCCAAGCTGGACGCGGCCCTGCAGATGGGCACGGCCGCGCTGGTGGCGACCGCGTTCCTCGCGGTGGGCCGGGAGGGCCTGGAGACGGCCCTGTTCGTCTGGGCGTCGGTGCGCGCCTCCAGCGACGGCTCGCACGCGCCGCTGATCGGCGTGATCCTGGGGCTGCTGACCGCGGTCGCGCTCGGCTGGCTCTTCTACAAGGGCACGGTCCGCATCAACCTCGCGAAGTTCTTCACCTGGACCGGCGCGATGCTGGTCGTGGTGGCGGCGGGCGTCCTCGCGTACGGCGTGCACGACCTCCAGGAGGCGGAGTTCATCGGCGGCCTGCGGGACAAGGCGTTCGACATCAGCGCGACGATCCCGCCGGACAGTTGGTACGGCACGCTCCTCAAGGGCGTCTTCAACTTCCAGCCCGATCCGACGGTGTTGCAGGTCGTCGTCTGGCTCCTCTACCTGGTGCCGACGCTGGCGTTCTTCTTCGCGCCGACGCGGCGGGCGGCCCGTGACAAGGCTCCCGCGCCGGAGAAGGCAACGGTTCCGGAACAGGGCTGA
- a CDS encoding bifunctional DNA primase/polymerase translates to MGAEYGSRSGVQGRISQWLRRRPKDTTADDQARVDLLLAAAAAGLPLAPAAYPSGYRCSCDRIGCPTPARHPVSFAWQTQSTTDRGQVERWARHQPQANFITATGMVHDVLDVPLSAGRVALERLLAAGIEVGPVAESGDDRMLFHTATRGTPEDEDEWWPCELDCHPETMDEHPGLRWHCRGSYVLVPPARLPGDLGMRWVRGPEHPLPDPLTLLETLTDECARVAGEPQDDVAAWPSRR, encoded by the coding sequence ATGGGCGCGGAGTACGGTAGCCGGTCCGGCGTACAGGGCAGGATTTCCCAGTGGCTGCGTCGCCGCCCCAAGGACACGACGGCCGACGACCAGGCCCGCGTGGACCTGCTCCTCGCCGCCGCGGCGGCCGGACTGCCGCTCGCACCGGCCGCCTACCCGTCGGGCTACCGATGTTCCTGCGACCGGATCGGCTGTCCCACGCCCGCCAGGCACCCCGTCTCCTTCGCCTGGCAGACGCAGTCCACGACCGACCGGGGCCAGGTCGAGCGGTGGGCGCGCCACCAGCCCCAGGCCAACTTCATCACCGCGACCGGCATGGTCCACGACGTCCTCGACGTGCCGCTGAGCGCCGGGCGCGTGGCCCTCGAACGGCTGCTCGCCGCCGGTATCGAGGTCGGTCCCGTCGCCGAGTCGGGTGATGACCGGATGCTCTTCCACACCGCCACCCGCGGCACCCCCGAGGACGAGGACGAGTGGTGGCCCTGCGAGCTGGACTGCCACCCCGAGACGATGGACGAGCACCCCGGCCTGCGCTGGCACTGCCGCGGTTCGTACGTCCTGGTGCCGCCCGCCAGGCTCCCCGGTGACCTGGGCATGCGCTGGGTGCGCGGCCCCGAGCACCCGCTGCCGGACCCGCTGACGCTCCTGGAGACGCTCACCGACGAGTGCGCCAGGGTCGCGGGCGAGCCGCAGGACGACGTCGCCGCCTGGCCCTCGCGCCGCTGA
- a CDS encoding glycerophosphodiester phosphodiesterase, whose translation MVIRTVLTALTTLTLTAPSGFLAPIEWGGGPLTVDALPSVVYTAHRGGALEVPENSMSGLAAAYERGTAQVIDFDTRILRDGTLVVMHDATLDRTTYETGPVRDLDSASWQDVLVRPGMDLPGFWSPERPPTVAEVLDRFGGRIMLMLEAKDPQSLKRLATLIRSRGLTRSVFVNSNNPAVAQRAHQMGLLAQLWRSKTQMRADRPEHWASYVDVLDVDYKARDSDLIRAVNSGIPRVWAHTVTTPAQRDRALRLGCNGIITDAPGLLSRTPIAASTRSALRTRRGAA comes from the coding sequence ATGGTCATCAGGACTGTGCTGACAGCTCTCACGACGCTGACCCTCACGGCACCGAGCGGCTTCCTCGCCCCGATCGAATGGGGCGGCGGCCCCCTGACGGTGGACGCGCTCCCCAGCGTCGTCTACACCGCACACCGGGGCGGCGCCCTGGAGGTGCCCGAGAACAGCATGTCGGGCCTCGCCGCGGCGTACGAACGCGGCACCGCCCAGGTCATCGACTTCGACACCCGGATACTGCGCGACGGCACGCTGGTGGTCATGCACGACGCGACCCTGGACCGCACCACGTACGAGACGGGCCCGGTGCGGGACCTGGACAGCGCGTCGTGGCAGGACGTCCTGGTGCGCCCCGGCATGGATCTGCCGGGGTTCTGGAGCCCGGAGCGCCCGCCGACGGTCGCGGAGGTGCTCGACCGGTTCGGCGGGCGCATCATGCTGATGCTGGAGGCCAAGGACCCGCAGAGCCTCAAGCGCCTCGCCACGCTGATCCGCTCGCGCGGCCTGACCCGCTCGGTCTTCGTGAACTCCAACAACCCGGCGGTGGCCCAACGCGCCCACCAGATGGGCCTGCTGGCCCAGCTGTGGCGCTCCAAGACGCAGATGCGCGCGGACCGGCCCGAGCACTGGGCGTCGTACGTGGACGTGCTCGACGTGGACTACAAGGCGCGCGACAGCGATCTGATCCGCGCGGTGAACTCGGGGATCCCCCGGGTGTGGGCGCACACGGTGACCACGCCCGCGCAGCGCGACCGGGCGCTGCGGCTCGGCTGCAACGGCATCATCACGGATGCGCCGGGGCTCCTGTCGCGCACCCCGATCGCCGCGTCGACGAGGTCCGCGCTCAGGACGCGGCGGGGCGCGGCGTGA
- a CDS encoding TetR/AcrR family transcriptional regulator, producing the protein MAQKSAPDSTRRSERSRRAIYDAALALVGEVGYGKLTIEAIAARAGVGKQTIYRWWSSKGAVLLDAFLDLAEQASRAASENAGREEVATEIPDSGDLEADLKYVMRATVDEFNDPKYDAPYRALAAEGLLNPELGAEFVEKLLEPQLQLFVKRVRQAQDAGQVAPGVDPRIALELWAGPLAQRWLMRSGPLTHAYTDKLVEYALYGITPRPAAS; encoded by the coding sequence ATGGCCCAGAAATCAGCCCCCGACTCCACGCGCCGCAGCGAACGCTCGCGCCGCGCGATCTACGACGCCGCCCTCGCCCTCGTCGGCGAGGTCGGCTACGGCAAGCTGACGATCGAGGCCATCGCGGCCCGCGCCGGCGTCGGCAAGCAGACGATCTACCGCTGGTGGTCCTCCAAGGGCGCCGTCCTGCTCGACGCCTTCCTCGACCTCGCCGAGCAGGCGTCCCGCGCCGCGAGCGAGAACGCGGGCCGGGAGGAGGTCGCCACCGAGATCCCGGACTCCGGCGACCTGGAGGCCGACCTCAAGTACGTGATGCGGGCCACCGTCGACGAGTTCAACGACCCCAAGTACGACGCCCCCTACCGCGCGCTCGCCGCCGAGGGGCTGCTCAACCCCGAGCTGGGCGCCGAGTTCGTGGAGAAGCTCCTCGAACCGCAGCTCCAGCTCTTCGTGAAGCGGGTGCGCCAGGCCCAGGACGCGGGCCAGGTCGCCCCCGGCGTCGACCCCCGCATCGCCCTCGAACTGTGGGCGGGCCCGCTCGCCCAGCGCTGGCTGATGCGATCGGGCCCGCTCACCCACGCCTACACCGACAAGCTCGTCGAGTACGCGCTCTACGGCATCACGCCGCGCCCCGCCGCGTCCTGA
- the ddaH gene encoding dimethylargininase — translation MSRFPRSPRCATPRRYLMCPPAHFKVTYSINPWMDPAKPVDVPLAVAQWEDLRDVYRSLGHTVEELTPRADLPDMVFAANGATVVEGRVLGARFAYREREGEADAHLEWFRTHGYTEIHEPVHINEGEGDFAVTSSYVLAGRGFRASPLSHGEAQEFFGRPVIGLDLVDPRYYHLDTALAVLDDAADDVMYYPPAFSPGSRTVLRRLFPDALIAEEPDAVALGLNAVSDGLHVLLPQAAIGLFEPLRERGYEPIGVDLGELLKGGGSVKCCTQELRS, via the coding sequence TTGTCCCGTTTTCCTCGCTCTCCTCGGTGCGCCACACCCCGGCGCTATCTGATGTGCCCACCGGCACACTTCAAGGTCACGTACTCCATCAACCCCTGGATGGATCCCGCCAAACCGGTCGACGTGCCGCTCGCCGTCGCCCAGTGGGAGGACCTGCGCGACGTGTACCGCTCGCTCGGCCACACCGTCGAAGAACTGACTCCCAGAGCGGACCTGCCCGACATGGTCTTCGCCGCCAACGGCGCGACCGTCGTCGAGGGCCGCGTGCTCGGCGCGCGCTTCGCCTACCGCGAGCGCGAGGGGGAGGCCGACGCCCACCTGGAGTGGTTCAGGACGCACGGCTACACCGAGATCCACGAACCCGTCCACATCAACGAGGGCGAGGGCGACTTCGCCGTCACCTCCTCGTACGTCCTGGCCGGGCGCGGCTTCCGGGCCAGCCCCCTCTCGCACGGCGAGGCGCAGGAGTTCTTCGGCCGCCCGGTGATCGGGCTCGATCTGGTCGACCCCCGCTACTACCACCTGGACACCGCGCTCGCGGTCCTGGACGACGCGGCGGACGACGTCATGTACTACCCGCCCGCCTTCTCCCCCGGCAGCCGCACCGTCCTGAGGCGGCTCTTCCCCGACGCGCTGATCGCCGAGGAGCCCGACGCCGTGGCGCTCGGGCTCAACGCCGTGTCCGACGGGCTCCACGTGCTGCTCCCACAGGCCGCCATCGGCCTCTTCGAGCCGCTGCGCGAGCGCGGCTACGAACCCATCGGCGTGGACCTCGGCGAGCTGCTCAAGGGCGGCGGCAGCGTGAAGTGCTGTACGCAGGAGCTGCGGAGCTAG
- a CDS encoding glycoside hydrolase: protein MPTKISSPGHARRRSDTRFLALSLALALTAAGATTYAFTAGAGQPRGSRVELAVHGGTAVVDTATLAVRARTGDGRDLTLSDASGTDLGAPGPVTRTGEDRARWSYPERGIDVTARTDHGRLSLRMKSARDTSVSWPVTGTDAASTSLQLPRGEGLDVPVDDAFWTTGKGGLGGSTVDVGEGLTLPLWGYSLGGRTGVSYLTPTDIGTTLGFTAPGGRLRTTARHTFDGGDGTRDYTVTFALTDGNAVAPAADYRSYLAERGRLGSLKRKIAKNPATGKLLGAFHAYTWGEARTADGVERLRKLGVDRMWLGYDGEPYPDGAAVSAAKKAGYLTGPYDSFANGQDPKSADAPNSRWPGTVYPDFCVRDAHGKPETGFGGRGCYLSSAAFEKAEPRHHYLADRTRAMVAGGADSYFLDVDATGELFRDHGKGHRMTKAEDREHRLARMRRIAETGKGLVLGSETAQAWANQVLAFDHGGGTPAADGLWALQKDREKWGGYYPENAPGVFFKPVDLPADLAKAMYDPRYRVPLYETALHGSLVNTERWELGYEKLPDQKKDRALLAMLDNTPLNYVLDGPSLTKHGAELAALQKYFSPLHKAAGTEPLTSYRRLSADRTVQRTVFGRGTLTVTANFGTKAYEGLPGGCVDARLKGDDAPRRLCPGKLG, encoded by the coding sequence ATGCCCACCAAGATCAGTTCTCCAGGCCATGCCCGCAGGCGCTCGGACACCCGCTTCCTCGCCCTGTCCCTCGCCCTCGCGCTCACCGCGGCCGGTGCCACCACGTACGCCTTCACCGCGGGCGCGGGACAGCCGCGCGGCAGCCGCGTCGAACTCGCCGTCCACGGCGGCACCGCGGTCGTCGACACCGCCACGCTCGCCGTCCGCGCCCGCACCGGTGACGGCCGCGACCTCACCCTCTCCGACGCCTCGGGCACCGACCTCGGCGCCCCGGGCCCGGTGACCCGCACCGGCGAGGACCGGGCCCGCTGGAGCTACCCCGAACGCGGCATCGACGTCACCGCCCGCACCGACCACGGCCGCCTCTCGCTGCGCATGAAGTCGGCCCGCGACACCTCCGTCAGCTGGCCCGTCACCGGCACCGACGCCGCGTCCACCTCGCTCCAACTCCCGCGCGGCGAGGGCCTGGACGTCCCCGTCGACGACGCCTTCTGGACCACGGGCAAGGGCGGACTCGGCGGCAGCACCGTCGACGTGGGCGAAGGTCTGACGCTGCCGCTGTGGGGCTACTCCCTCGGCGGGCGGACCGGCGTCAGCTACCTCACCCCCACCGACATCGGCACGACCCTCGGCTTCACCGCCCCCGGCGGGCGCCTGCGCACCACGGCGCGGCACACCTTCGACGGCGGCGACGGCACCCGCGACTACACCGTCACCTTCGCCCTGACCGACGGCAACGCGGTCGCGCCCGCCGCCGACTACCGCTCCTACCTCGCCGAGCGCGGCCGGCTCGGCAGCCTGAAGCGGAAGATCGCGAAGAACCCCGCCACCGGCAAGCTCCTCGGCGCCTTCCACGCCTACACCTGGGGCGAGGCCCGCACGGCGGACGGCGTCGAGCGGCTCCGCAAGCTCGGCGTCGACCGGATGTGGCTCGGCTACGACGGTGAGCCCTACCCGGACGGGGCGGCGGTGAGCGCCGCCAAGAAGGCCGGATACCTGACAGGACCCTACGACTCCTTCGCCAACGGCCAGGACCCGAAGAGCGCCGACGCCCCCAACTCGCGCTGGCCCGGCACCGTGTACCCCGACTTCTGCGTACGCGACGCACACGGCAAGCCCGAGACGGGCTTCGGCGGCCGGGGCTGCTACCTCAGCTCGGCGGCCTTCGAGAAGGCCGAACCCCGCCACCACTACCTCGCGGACCGCACCCGCGCCATGGTCGCGGGCGGCGCCGACAGTTACTTCCTCGACGTCGACGCCACCGGCGAACTCTTCCGCGACCACGGCAAGGGCCACCGCATGACCAAGGCCGAGGACCGCGAGCACCGCCTCGCGCGGATGCGCCGCATCGCGGAGACCGGCAAGGGCCTCGTCCTCGGCTCCGAGACCGCCCAGGCGTGGGCGAACCAGGTGCTCGCCTTCGACCACGGCGGCGGCACCCCGGCGGCCGACGGCCTGTGGGCGCTCCAGAAGGACCGCGAGAAGTGGGGCGGCTACTACCCGGAGAACGCCCCCGGCGTCTTCTTCAAGCCCGTCGACCTGCCCGCCGACCTCGCCAAGGCGATGTACGACCCCCGCTACCGCGTCCCGCTCTACGAGACCGCTCTGCACGGCTCCCTGGTCAACACCGAGCGCTGGGAGCTCGGTTACGAGAAGCTGCCGGACCAGAAGAAGGACCGGGCGCTGCTCGCGATGCTCGACAACACCCCCCTCAACTACGTCCTGGACGGCCCGTCCCTGACCAAGCACGGCGCCGAACTGGCCGCGCTCCAGAAGTACTTCTCGCCGCTGCACAAGGCGGCGGGCACCGAGCCCCTGACCTCCTACCGGCGACTGAGCGCGGACCGCACGGTCCAGCGCACGGTGTTCGGCAGGGGCACGCTGACCGTCACGGCCAACTTCGGCACCAAGGCGTACGAGGGCCTGCCGGGCGGCTGCGTCGACGCCCGCCTCAAGGGCGACGACGCACCGCGCAGGCTCTGCCCGGGGAAGCTGGGCTGA
- a CDS encoding small ribosomal subunit Rsm22 family protein, with the protein MNAPISPASPASPADTLRTALAGLLDGLPPKQATQAVDRLIANYRGRTPTDAPILRDRADVAAYAAYRMPATFEAVRSALDALADAAPEGWAPGSHVDVGGGTGAATWAVASTWAGERPVTVLDWAEPALALGRELAGAEPRLKAARWQRSRIGASLAIESTDLVTVSYVLGELTEADRASVVEAAADAAAQAVVIIEPGTPDGYTRIMEARERLIAAGFRIAAPCPHSAACPIEPGTDWCHFSARVSRSSLHRQVKGGSLAYEDEKFSYVAAVRFDPVPPSARVVRRPQIRKGQVLLDLCGAEEELRRETVTKRHGPLYRAARDADWGDAWPPPSAE; encoded by the coding sequence GTGAACGCCCCGATCTCCCCGGCTTCCCCAGCCTCCCCCGCCGACACGCTGCGCACCGCGCTCGCCGGGCTCCTCGACGGACTGCCGCCCAAGCAGGCGACCCAGGCCGTCGACCGGCTCATCGCCAACTACCGGGGCCGCACACCGACCGACGCACCGATCCTGCGCGACCGCGCGGACGTCGCGGCCTACGCCGCCTACCGCATGCCCGCGACCTTCGAGGCGGTACGTTCCGCGCTCGACGCCCTCGCGGACGCGGCGCCCGAGGGCTGGGCGCCGGGCAGTCACGTGGACGTGGGAGGCGGGACCGGGGCCGCGACCTGGGCGGTCGCCTCGACCTGGGCGGGGGAGCGGCCCGTGACGGTCCTCGACTGGGCCGAGCCCGCGCTGGCCCTCGGCCGTGAACTGGCGGGCGCGGAGCCCCGCTTGAAGGCCGCGCGGTGGCAGCGCTCCCGTATCGGAGCATCGCTCGCCATCGAGAGCACCGATCTCGTCACGGTGTCGTACGTCCTCGGCGAGCTCACGGAGGCCGACCGGGCCTCGGTCGTGGAGGCGGCGGCGGACGCGGCCGCGCAGGCCGTCGTCATCATCGAGCCGGGCACCCCGGACGGCTACACGCGGATCATGGAGGCGCGCGAGCGCCTGATCGCCGCCGGTTTCCGGATCGCCGCGCCCTGCCCGCACAGCGCGGCCTGCCCCATCGAGCCCGGCACCGACTGGTGCCACTTCTCGGCCCGCGTCAGCCGCTCGTCCCTGCACCGCCAGGTCAAGGGCGGCTCACTGGCGTACGAGGACGAGAAGTTCAGCTACGTCGCGGCGGTCCGCTTCGACCCGGTGCCGCCGTCGGCCCGGGTGGTGCGCCGCCCGCAGATCCGCAAGGGCCAGGTCCTCCTCGACCTGTGCGGGGCCGAGGAGGAGCTGCGCAGGGAGACCGTGACCAAGCGCCACGGCCCCCTCTACCGCGCGGCGCGCGACGCCGACTGGGGCGACGCGTGGCCGCCCCCGTCGGCGGAGTGA
- a CDS encoding GNAT family N-acetyltransferase: MSTEVRRARVSDHGAIVDRVQTWWDATHSPEQSRELSLLLPKLFLQFFSQTSLIVEEDGAVRAFLVGLYSADDDHGAYIHFVGVAPELRGRGVGRTLYEEFFRGAAAAGRTEVRSITSPRNTRSIAFHRAMGFTLEPGDREVDGLPVHSDYDGPGHHRVCFRRAL; the protein is encoded by the coding sequence ATGAGCACAGAGGTACGCCGGGCCAGGGTGTCCGACCACGGCGCGATCGTCGATCGCGTCCAGACCTGGTGGGATGCCACCCACTCCCCCGAGCAGTCCAGGGAACTGTCCCTGCTGCTGCCGAAGCTGTTTCTGCAGTTCTTCTCGCAGACCAGCCTGATCGTGGAGGAGGACGGCGCGGTCAGGGCGTTCCTCGTCGGCCTGTACTCCGCCGACGACGACCACGGCGCGTACATCCACTTCGTGGGCGTCGCCCCGGAGCTGCGCGGCCGGGGCGTGGGCCGCACGCTCTACGAGGAGTTCTTCCGCGGGGCCGCCGCCGCGGGCCGCACGGAGGTCCGGTCGATCACCTCGCCGCGCAACACCCGCTCCATCGCGTTCCACCGCGCCATGGGCTTCACGCTCGAACCGGGTGACCGCGAGGTCGACGGTCTTCCCGTGCACAGCGACTACGACGGCCCCGGGCACCACCGGGTCTGCTTCCGCAGGGCCCTGTAG
- a CDS encoding serine hydrolase domain-containing protein: protein MPPLAAQGHGGSGPLTAPRLLRTGTPDRAGLDPDEIGRLVSEVRELTRGPRPWCAGAVVLAGRGPVIAAEAAEGWAVRYASYDPETDAGVELPREWRVPMRTSTPFDLASLTKLFTTVAAVQQLERGTLGIDALVGAYVPEFTAAAAHGITVRQLLTHTSGLRPELPLYDCPDAAARRVALRREEPVTEPGTYVYSDLNMLLLQHVLERLTRRPLDVLVREGITRPLGMADTGFGPRPDAAATEDQRRPWAKADRGMLRGTVHDENAWALGGVAGHAGLFSTARDLAVFCRTLLCGGSYGRARILGPDFVELMLTAPGLGFGIDQPWFMGQLAGGGAAGHTGFTGTSLVLDPVTDTFLVLLANTVHPVRRPADSAPRAAAATRLARAARGR, encoded by the coding sequence GTGCCGCCCCTGGCAGCACAGGGCCACGGAGGGAGTGGACCACTGACCGCACCACGGCTCCTGCGCACCGGCACCCCGGACCGCGCGGGCCTCGACCCCGACGAGATCGGCCGCCTCGTCTCCGAGGTGCGCGAGCTGACGCGCGGCCCGCGCCCCTGGTGCGCGGGCGCCGTCGTCCTCGCGGGCCGCGGCCCGGTGATCGCCGCCGAGGCGGCCGAGGGCTGGGCCGTGCGCTACGCCTCGTACGACCCGGAGACCGACGCGGGCGTCGAGCTGCCCCGCGAGTGGCGGGTGCCGATGCGCACGAGCACCCCCTTCGACCTGGCCTCGCTCACCAAGCTCTTCACGACCGTCGCCGCCGTGCAGCAGCTGGAACGCGGCACGCTCGGCATCGACGCCCTCGTGGGGGCGTACGTCCCGGAGTTCACGGCCGCCGCCGCGCACGGCATCACGGTGCGCCAGCTGCTCACCCACACCTCGGGCCTGCGGCCCGAGCTGCCGCTGTACGACTGCCCGGACGCCGCCGCGCGCCGCGTCGCCCTGCGCAGGGAGGAGCCGGTCACCGAGCCGGGCACCTACGTCTACTCCGACCTGAACATGCTGCTGCTCCAGCACGTCCTGGAGCGGCTCACCCGCCGCCCCCTCGACGTCCTCGTGCGCGAGGGCATCACCCGGCCCCTGGGCATGGCCGACACCGGCTTCGGCCCGCGCCCGGACGCCGCGGCCACCGAGGACCAGCGCAGGCCCTGGGCGAAGGCCGACCGGGGGATGCTGCGCGGCACGGTCCACGACGAGAACGCCTGGGCGCTCGGCGGCGTCGCCGGGCACGCCGGGCTCTTCTCCACCGCCCGCGACCTCGCCGTGTTCTGCCGCACGCTGCTGTGCGGCGGCTCGTACGGCAGGGCCCGCATCCTCGGCCCCGACTTCGTGGAGCTGATGCTGACCGCGCCGGGACTCGGCTTCGGCATCGACCAGCCGTGGTTCATGGGACAGCTCGCGGGCGGCGGCGCGGCGGGCCACACGGGCTTCACCGGCACGTCCTTGGTCCTCGACCCGGTGACGGACACGTTCCTCGTGCTGCTCGCCAACACCGTGCACCCGGTGCGCAGGCCCGCCGACAGCGCGCCGAGGGCGGCGGCGGCCACCCGCCTCGCGCGGGCGGCCCGGGGGCGGTAG